A part of Solicola gregarius genomic DNA contains:
- the rpoZ gene encoding DNA-directed RNA polymerase subunit omega translates to MATTRSTAEGITNPPIDDLLEKTDSKYKLVLYSAKRARQINAYYSQLGEGLLEYVGPLVDTHVQEKPLSIALREIDSDLLTCEDIPAEEA, encoded by the coding sequence GAGGGCATCACCAACCCGCCCATCGACGATCTGCTCGAGAAGACCGACTCCAAGTACAAGCTGGTCCTCTACAGCGCGAAGCGCGCCCGGCAGATCAACGCGTACTACTCGCAGCTCGGCGAGGGTCTCCTCGAGTACGTCGGCCCGCTCGTCGACACCCACGTACAGGAGAAGCCGCTGTCGATCGCGCTCCGCGAGATCGACTCCGACCTGCTCACCTGTGAGGACATCCCGGCCGAAGAGGCCTGA
- a CDS encoding primosomal protein N' produces MSDDHEQLALLKGAVRRPKVPDGAALAPELPVARVAVDVSLAHLDRPFDYLVPEAMHDTAVPGSRVVVRFAGQQVSGFVLDRVAESDHTGRLGRLSRAVSDEVVLRPDVARLVRTVADRYAGTFADVVRLAVPPRHATTEKRAARTPAGPVEAPADLSGWDAYAGGAEYVSAIAAGDRPRAVWSALPGASSGHDIALAVAATVAAGRGAIVCVPDATDVARVGAAMADVLGAGRHVELTAALGPSARYRAFLSLARGLTRVVVGTRAAAFAPVHDLGLVAIWDDADDLHAEPRAPYPHAREVLLTRAHDAGCAALIGGYARSAEAQRLIESGWCDELGPSLPARRASWARVAVTGADERAAAADLSGGRARLPHEAFTLIRSGLDAGPVLVQVPRLGYRSALACQRCRTPARCAHCAGPMAQRSSDAEPTCRWCGRDGATWSCGECGSVRMRAVVVGDARTAEELGRAFPQVPVVTSSGEHVRERVSAEAVLVVATPGAEPATEGGYAAGVLMDCGLMLSRPDLRVAEESLRRWLNATALVRGAEAGGRVLAIGDQTLGVLQALVRLDPAGHARRELAERQAAHLPPAVILAAVEGPVDELEALIDHEWPQPFELLGPVEIDDDSARLIVRVPRHRGGELAEALRELQAGRSARKLSHLRVDVDPAQLA; encoded by the coding sequence GTGAGCGACGATCATGAGCAGCTCGCGCTGCTCAAGGGAGCGGTACGCCGGCCCAAGGTGCCCGATGGCGCCGCGCTCGCGCCCGAGCTGCCCGTAGCCCGCGTCGCGGTCGACGTGTCGCTCGCCCATCTGGACCGGCCGTTCGACTACCTCGTACCCGAGGCGATGCACGACACGGCGGTGCCGGGCTCGCGGGTGGTCGTCCGTTTCGCCGGCCAGCAGGTGAGCGGGTTCGTGCTCGACCGGGTCGCGGAATCCGACCACACCGGCCGGCTCGGGCGTCTCTCGCGTGCGGTCTCGGACGAGGTCGTGCTACGTCCCGACGTCGCCCGGCTGGTGCGTACGGTTGCCGATCGCTATGCCGGCACGTTCGCCGATGTCGTACGTCTTGCGGTGCCGCCGCGACACGCCACGACCGAGAAGCGCGCGGCGCGTACGCCCGCCGGCCCCGTCGAGGCGCCGGCGGACCTCTCCGGGTGGGACGCCTACGCCGGTGGTGCCGAGTACGTGAGCGCGATCGCCGCGGGCGACCGCCCGCGCGCGGTGTGGTCGGCGCTGCCGGGCGCATCGTCCGGCCACGACATCGCGCTCGCCGTTGCCGCGACGGTTGCGGCCGGCCGGGGCGCGATCGTGTGCGTACCCGATGCCACCGACGTCGCGAGGGTCGGCGCGGCCATGGCCGACGTCCTCGGGGCGGGGCGCCACGTGGAGCTGACCGCTGCGCTCGGTCCGTCGGCACGCTACCGGGCGTTCCTCTCGCTGGCCCGAGGGCTGACGAGGGTCGTCGTCGGCACCCGCGCGGCGGCGTTCGCTCCGGTGCACGACCTGGGCCTGGTCGCGATCTGGGACGACGCCGACGACCTGCACGCCGAACCCCGCGCCCCGTACCCCCACGCCCGGGAGGTGCTGCTGACGCGGGCGCACGACGCCGGCTGTGCGGCGCTGATCGGCGGGTACGCGCGCTCGGCGGAGGCGCAGCGGCTGATCGAGAGCGGCTGGTGCGACGAGCTGGGGCCGAGCCTGCCGGCCCGGCGCGCCTCGTGGGCTCGGGTCGCGGTGACAGGCGCCGACGAACGCGCGGCGGCGGCCGACCTTTCCGGAGGACGGGCTCGGCTTCCGCACGAGGCGTTCACGCTGATCCGGTCGGGTCTCGACGCCGGCCCGGTGTTGGTTCAGGTGCCGCGGCTGGGCTACCGCTCCGCGCTCGCATGCCAGCGCTGTCGTACGCCCGCGCGGTGTGCGCACTGCGCCGGGCCCATGGCCCAGCGGTCCTCCGACGCCGAGCCGACGTGTCGGTGGTGCGGGCGTGACGGTGCGACCTGGTCGTGCGGCGAGTGTGGGTCTGTACGCATGCGTGCGGTCGTCGTCGGTGATGCGCGTACCGCGGAGGAGCTCGGACGCGCGTTCCCCCAGGTGCCGGTCGTGACGTCGTCGGGTGAGCACGTACGCGAGCGGGTGTCCGCGGAGGCGGTACTCGTGGTGGCGACTCCCGGTGCCGAGCCCGCCACCGAGGGCGGGTACGCCGCGGGCGTACTGATGGACTGCGGGCTGATGCTCTCGCGCCCCGACCTACGCGTCGCAGAGGAGTCGCTGCGCCGGTGGCTCAACGCGACCGCGCTCGTGCGCGGCGCCGAGGCCGGAGGGCGGGTGCTCGCGATCGGCGATCAGACGCTCGGCGTACTGCAGGCGCTCGTCCGGCTCGATCCTGCCGGGCACGCGCGCCGCGAGCTCGCCGAGCGGCAGGCGGCGCACCTCCCGCCGGCCGTCATCCTTGCGGCGGTCGAGGGGCCGGTCGACGAGCTGGAGGCGCTGATCGACCACGAATGGCCGCAGCCGTTCGAGCTGCTCGGGCCCGTTGAGATCGACGACGACTCGGCGCGGCTGATCGTCCGCGTGCCGCGCCATCGCGGCGGCGAACTCGCGGAGGCGCTGCGCGAGCTCCAGGCCGGGAGGTCGGCGCGCAAGCTGTCGCACCTGCGCGTCGACGTCGACCCGGCTCAGCTGGCCTGA
- the metK gene encoding methionine adenosyltransferase, producing the protein MSRRLFTSESVTEGHPDKIADQISDSILDALLEQDPRSRVACETFITTGLVVVGGEVSTKGYADIARIARDRVLEIGYDSSQKGFDGASCGVQVTLGSQSPDIAQGVDTAYEGRSEGATDPLDLQGAGDQGLMFGYACDDTPTLMPLPITMAHRLAQRLSQVRKDGTVAYLRPDGKTQVTIEYDEAGTPQRVDTVVLSTQHARDIDLDTMLTPDIKKHVVDEVLATFDIDHSDYRLLVNPTGRFEIGGPMGDAGLTGRKIIIDTYGGMARHGGGAFSGKDPSKVDRSACYAMRWIAKHVVAAGLARRCEVQVAYAIGKAQPVGLYVDCFGTETVPVATIQKAVDDTFDLRPAAIVRDLNLLRPIYTTTAAYGHFGRELPEFTWETTDRVDALREAAGA; encoded by the coding sequence GTGAGTCGACGCCTTTTCACGTCTGAGTCGGTCACCGAGGGACACCCCGACAAGATCGCCGACCAGATCAGCGACAGCATCCTCGACGCCCTGCTCGAACAGGATCCGCGCAGCCGCGTCGCCTGCGAGACGTTCATCACGACGGGCCTCGTGGTGGTCGGCGGCGAGGTGAGCACCAAGGGCTACGCCGACATCGCCCGCATCGCACGTGATCGCGTGCTCGAGATCGGCTACGACTCGTCGCAGAAGGGCTTCGACGGAGCCTCGTGCGGCGTCCAGGTGACCCTCGGGTCGCAGTCACCCGATATCGCCCAGGGCGTCGACACCGCGTACGAAGGTCGCAGCGAGGGAGCCACCGACCCGCTCGACCTGCAGGGTGCTGGCGACCAGGGTCTGATGTTCGGCTACGCCTGCGACGACACGCCGACGCTCATGCCGCTGCCGATCACGATGGCTCACCGGCTCGCGCAGCGGCTCTCCCAGGTCCGCAAGGACGGCACGGTCGCTTACCTGCGTCCCGACGGCAAGACGCAGGTGACGATCGAGTACGACGAGGCCGGCACTCCGCAGCGGGTCGACACGGTGGTGCTGTCCACCCAGCACGCCCGCGACATCGATCTCGACACGATGCTCACGCCCGACATCAAGAAGCACGTGGTCGACGAGGTACTCGCGACGTTCGACATCGACCACAGCGACTACCGGCTGCTGGTGAACCCCACCGGGCGGTTCGAGATCGGCGGCCCGATGGGCGACGCCGGCCTCACCGGCCGCAAGATCATCATCGACACCTACGGCGGGATGGCGCGCCACGGTGGCGGTGCGTTCTCGGGCAAGGACCCGAGCAAGGTCGACCGCTCCGCGTGCTACGCGATGCGCTGGATCGCCAAGCACGTCGTCGCCGCCGGCCTCGCGCGCCGTTGTGAGGTGCAGGTGGCGTACGCGATCGGCAAGGCGCAGCCGGTCGGGCTGTACGTCGACTGCTTCGGCACCGAGACCGTGCCGGTCGCGACGATCCAGAAGGCCGTCGACGACACGTTCGACCTGCGGCCGGCGGCGATCGTGCGCGACCTCAATCTGCTCCGCCCGATCTACACCACCACTGCGGCGTACGGCCACTTCGGCCGGGAGCTGCCGGAGTTCACGTGGGAGACCACCGACCGCGTCGACGCCCTGCGCGAGGCCGCGGGAGCCTGA
- the fmt gene encoding methionyl-tRNA formyltransferase, with protein sequence MRVVFAGTPDVALPSLDAIASSHHELVAVVTRPDAPTGRGRKLVASPVSDWAAERGIETLKPERAGDPAFLDRLRELSPACCPVVAYGALLPQSALDVPEHGWVNLHFSVLPAWRGAAPVQHALLAGDEVTGATTFRIVKELDAGPVYGVLTEAVRPDDTSGALLDRLAAAGSTLLVDTLDHVEAGDIEARPQSADGASYATKIEVDDGRVRWTEAAAAIDRRIRACTPDPGAWTTLDGGRIKLGPVQPTDGDTLEPGEISADKHTVRIGTATVDVELGSIQPRGKRPMPAADWARGVRPEAGARFDAEG encoded by the coding sequence GTGCGTGTTGTGTTCGCCGGTACCCCAGACGTCGCCCTGCCGTCGCTCGATGCGATCGCGTCCAGCCACCACGAGCTCGTCGCCGTGGTGACCCGACCCGATGCCCCGACCGGGCGCGGCCGCAAGCTCGTCGCCTCGCCCGTGTCCGACTGGGCGGCCGAGCGCGGCATCGAGACCCTCAAACCCGAGCGGGCGGGCGATCCCGCATTCCTCGATCGGCTGCGCGAGCTGAGTCCGGCCTGCTGCCCGGTCGTCGCGTACGGCGCGCTGCTGCCGCAGTCGGCACTCGACGTACCAGAGCACGGATGGGTCAACCTGCATTTCTCGGTGTTGCCCGCGTGGCGTGGCGCCGCGCCCGTACAGCACGCGCTGCTCGCGGGAGACGAGGTCACCGGCGCGACGACGTTTCGAATCGTGAAGGAGCTCGACGCCGGCCCGGTGTACGGCGTCCTGACCGAGGCCGTACGCCCGGACGATACGTCCGGCGCACTCCTCGACCGGCTGGCGGCCGCCGGGTCCACCCTGTTGGTCGACACCCTCGACCACGTCGAGGCGGGCGACATCGAGGCCAGGCCGCAGTCGGCCGACGGCGCTTCGTACGCAACGAAGATCGAGGTCGACGACGGGCGGGTTCGTTGGACGGAGGCCGCGGCCGCGATCGACCGCCGGATCCGTGCCTGCACGCCCGACCCCGGCGCGTGGACGACGCTCGACGGCGGCCGCATCAAGCTCGGCCCGGTGCAGCCGACCGACGGCGACACCCTCGAGCCGGGTGAGATCAGCGCCGACAAGCACACGGTCCGGATCGGCACCGCGACCGTCGACGTGGAGCTCGGCTCCATCCAGCCCCGCGGCAAGAGGCCGATGCCCGCAGCGGACTGGGCCAGGGGAGTGCGCCCGGAGGCCGGAGCGAGGTTCGATGCCGAAGGCTGA
- a CDS encoding RsmB/NOP family class I SAM-dependent RNA methyltransferase — protein MPKADPARRIAWEVMRAVDTRDAYVNLLLPGKITDAGLGGRDAAFATELTHGTIRRQGTYDAVLETVTTKGLAAVDPPVRDVLRLGTHQLLSLRTPSHAAVSTSVDLVREQVGHKPAAFVNAVLRKVARNDLDAWMRRVAPSRDADPIGHLSVVYSHPRWIVEALRAALGDDADALERLLEADNDAPHVTLAARPGLTDTDRAELEAAGATPGSMSPYAYQLPSGMPGGLSAVRGGRVGVQDEGSQLVAIAAAAAPLDGDDAAWLDLCAGPGGKAALLGALAGERSATVTANELQPHRAELVRKAVRGLDNVTVVSGDGRKPAWEGASFDRVLVDAPCTGLGALRRRPEARWRRSEADLDSLTTLQRELLGSALDSTRRGGIVTYATCSPHVRETQEIVEAIVARRDDVEVVDATRLLPQVVDLSGPYVQLWPHVHGTDAMFVAVLRRR, from the coding sequence ATGCCGAAGGCTGACCCGGCGCGGCGCATCGCCTGGGAGGTGATGCGTGCGGTCGACACCCGCGATGCGTACGTCAACCTGCTGCTACCCGGCAAGATCACCGACGCCGGCCTCGGCGGTCGTGACGCGGCGTTCGCGACCGAGCTGACCCACGGCACGATCCGCCGCCAGGGCACGTACGACGCGGTGCTCGAGACCGTGACGACCAAGGGGCTAGCGGCAGTCGACCCACCCGTACGCGACGTTCTGCGACTCGGCACCCACCAGCTGCTCTCGCTGCGCACCCCGAGCCACGCCGCGGTGTCGACGAGCGTCGATCTGGTACGCGAGCAGGTCGGCCACAAGCCGGCGGCGTTCGTCAACGCCGTGCTCCGCAAGGTTGCGCGCAACGACCTCGACGCGTGGATGCGACGGGTGGCGCCGAGCCGTGATGCTGACCCGATCGGACACCTGTCGGTCGTGTACTCGCACCCGCGCTGGATCGTCGAGGCGCTGCGCGCCGCTCTCGGCGACGATGCCGATGCCCTGGAGCGCCTGCTCGAAGCAGACAACGACGCCCCACACGTGACGCTGGCAGCGCGTCCCGGCCTCACCGACACCGATCGGGCCGAGCTCGAAGCCGCAGGTGCGACGCCCGGTTCGATGTCGCCGTACGCATACCAGCTGCCTTCCGGGATGCCCGGCGGGCTGAGCGCGGTACGCGGCGGGCGGGTCGGCGTACAGGACGAGGGCTCCCAGCTCGTGGCAATCGCGGCGGCGGCAGCGCCTCTCGACGGCGACGACGCGGCGTGGCTCGATCTCTGTGCCGGCCCCGGTGGCAAGGCGGCGCTCCTCGGCGCGCTCGCGGGGGAGCGGTCGGCGACGGTGACGGCGAACGAGCTGCAGCCCCATCGCGCCGAGCTGGTTCGCAAGGCCGTACGCGGGCTCGACAACGTCACGGTGGTCAGCGGCGATGGCCGCAAGCCCGCCTGGGAAGGCGCGTCGTTCGACCGAGTGCTCGTCGACGCACCGTGCACCGGACTCGGAGCGTTGCGCCGCAGGCCCGAGGCCCGGTGGCGTAGGTCCGAGGCAGACCTCGACTCGCTCACGACGCTCCAGCGCGAGCTGCTCGGCAGCGCGCTCGACTCCACCCGGCGCGGCGGCATCGTCACCTATGCAACGTGCTCGCCGCACGTACGCGAGACGCAGGAGATCGTCGAGGCGATCGTCGCTCGGCGCGATGACGTCGAGGTCGTCGATGCGACGCGGCTGCTCCCGCAGGTCGTCGACCTCAGCGGGCCGTACGTACAGCTGTGGCCGCATGTGCACGGAACCGATGCGATGTTCGTCGCGGTGCTGCGCCGACGCTGA
- the ribD gene encoding bifunctional diaminohydroxyphosphoribosylaminopyrimidine deaminase/5-amino-6-(5-phosphoribosylamino)uracil reductase RibD, with protein MREALRAARASVRTHPNPRVGCILLADDGSRLAVGVHQGPGTPHAEVDALQQAGERARGATAIVTLEPCNHTGRTGPCSEALIAAGVRRVVVAQAEPTDQAAGGAARLAQAGVDVESGVLADEAYALNEHWTRSVRMQRPFVTWKLAATIDGRSAAADGTSRWISGPEARRDTHRLRAAVDAIVVGTGTVLIDNPRLTVRDDADRPIGDQPLRVVIGTRELPADRNVWSDDAPTRHLATRDVREALKVLYADGVRDVWLEGGPTLAGAFLDAGAVDEVIAYVAPMLLGSGLAALQTPAVTTIADAWRLEPVEVTTVGTDVRITARPRLEPKETA; from the coding sequence ATGCGCGAGGCCTTGCGCGCCGCGCGCGCCTCCGTACGCACGCATCCGAATCCCCGCGTGGGCTGCATTCTGCTTGCCGACGACGGCAGCCGCCTCGCTGTCGGCGTGCACCAGGGGCCGGGCACGCCGCACGCGGAGGTCGACGCCTTGCAGCAGGCGGGCGAACGCGCCCGAGGCGCCACCGCGATCGTCACGCTCGAGCCGTGCAACCACACCGGGCGTACCGGGCCGTGCAGCGAGGCACTGATCGCCGCGGGCGTACGCCGCGTCGTCGTCGCCCAGGCGGAGCCGACCGACCAGGCCGCCGGCGGAGCGGCCCGACTCGCGCAGGCGGGCGTAGACGTCGAGAGCGGCGTGCTCGCCGACGAGGCGTACGCCCTGAACGAGCACTGGACCCGATCGGTTCGCATGCAGCGCCCGTTCGTGACCTGGAAGCTCGCCGCGACCATCGACGGTCGCAGCGCGGCGGCCGACGGCACGAGCCGTTGGATCTCCGGTCCGGAGGCACGTCGTGACACGCATCGGCTGCGCGCTGCGGTCGACGCGATCGTCGTCGGTACGGGCACCGTGCTGATCGACAACCCCCGCCTGACGGTGCGCGACGACGCCGACCGGCCGATCGGCGACCAGCCCTTACGAGTCGTGATCGGTACCCGCGAGCTGCCCGCGGACCGGAACGTGTGGAGCGACGACGCGCCCACCCGTCACCTGGCGACCCGTGACGTGCGCGAGGCGCTGAAGGTCTTGTACGCCGACGGTGTACGCGACGTCTGGCTCGAGGGCGGCCCCACGCTGGCCGGCGCATTTCTCGACGCAGGCGCGGTCGACGAGGTGATCGCGTACGTCGCTCCGATGCTGCTCGGCTCGGGACTCGCAGCACTGCAGACGCCGGCCGTGACGACCATCGCCGACGCGTGGCGACTGGAGCCCGTTGAGGTAACAACCGTGGGCACGGACGTACGTATCACCGCCCGCCCGAGACTCGAACCGAAGGAGACCGCCTGA
- the coaBC gene encoding bifunctional phosphopantothenoylcysteine decarboxylase/phosphopantothenate--cysteine ligase CoaBC, which yields MTDSSRPRVVLGVGGGIAAYKACELVRLLTESGRDVRVVPTAAALNFVGAATWEALSGHPVHTEVFADVSQVPHVRIGQGADLLVVAPATANVLAKAAHGIADDLLTNTLLTARCPVVFVPAMHTEMWEHAATQSNVATLRERGAIVVEPAVGRLTGKDSGKGRLPEATQIFALADELLVRGYADRPLDLAGRSVLVSAGGTREFLDPVRFLGNRSSGRQGFALAETAVARGASVTVVAANVRLPVPAGVEVVPVETTGQLYEQMTTRAVDADAVVMAAAPADFRPANPLDTKIKKAPGRAAPELELVENPDILAELVTQRTSKSPFIVGFAAETGDDEASVLEHARAKLARKGCDLLVVNDVSAGRAFDSADNEAVILGADGAAEHIPFGPKAALAHAIWDAVVQRLEAT from the coding sequence ATGACTGACAGCAGCCGCCCCCGCGTCGTACTCGGCGTGGGTGGCGGCATCGCTGCGTACAAGGCGTGCGAGCTAGTCCGGCTGCTCACGGAGTCCGGCCGCGACGTACGCGTCGTGCCGACCGCGGCGGCCCTCAACTTCGTCGGCGCGGCCACCTGGGAGGCGCTGTCCGGCCACCCGGTGCACACCGAGGTGTTCGCCGACGTGTCGCAGGTGCCGCACGTACGCATCGGTCAGGGGGCTGACCTGCTGGTGGTGGCTCCCGCGACGGCCAACGTGTTGGCGAAGGCCGCGCACGGCATCGCCGACGATCTCCTCACCAACACCCTGCTCACCGCCCGCTGCCCCGTCGTGTTCGTGCCCGCGATGCACACCGAGATGTGGGAGCACGCGGCGACGCAGAGCAACGTCGCCACGCTGCGTGAGCGTGGCGCCATCGTCGTCGAACCCGCCGTCGGGCGGCTGACCGGCAAGGACTCCGGCAAGGGCCGCCTGCCCGAGGCGACGCAGATCTTCGCCCTGGCCGACGAGCTGCTCGTACGCGGGTACGCCGATCGCCCGCTCGATCTCGCCGGGCGCTCCGTACTCGTCAGTGCGGGCGGCACCCGCGAGTTCCTCGACCCCGTCCGGTTCCTCGGCAACCGTTCGTCCGGCCGGCAGGGCTTCGCGCTCGCCGAGACCGCCGTCGCGCGGGGCGCATCGGTGACCGTCGTCGCCGCCAACGTGCGCCTGCCCGTACCCGCAGGGGTCGAGGTCGTACCCGTCGAGACCACCGGGCAGCTGTACGAACAGATGACCACCCGCGCCGTGGACGCCGATGCCGTCGTGATGGCCGCGGCACCCGCCGACTTCCGGCCGGCGAACCCGCTGGACACCAAGATCAAGAAGGCACCGGGTCGCGCTGCGCCCGAGCTGGAGCTGGTCGAGAACCCCGACATCCTGGCCGAGCTCGTCACGCAGCGTACGTCGAAGTCGCCGTTCATCGTCGGTTTCGCGGCCGAGACCGGCGACGACGAGGCCTCGGTGCTCGAGCACGCGCGGGCCAAGCTGGCGCGCAAAGGCTGCGATCTGCTGGTCGTCAACGACGTCAGCGCCGGGCGGGCATTCGACAGCGCCGACAACGAAGCCGTCATCCTCGGCGCCGACGGCGCCGCCGAGCACATTCCGTTCGGCCCGAAGGCCGCGCTGGCCCACGCCATCTGGGACGCCGTGGTCCAGAGGCTGGAAGCGACCTAG
- the rpe gene encoding ribulose-phosphate 3-epimerase, translating into MGIRIAPSILSADFANLQAETARVASADWLHVDVMDNHFVPNLTLGAPVVEAIANAAAQPVDAHLMIEDPDRWAPAYAEAGARSVTFHVEAAHAPVRLARGLRSLDVRASMALKPATPIEPYEDLLPELDMVLLMTVEPGFGGQKFLDLVVPKIRRTRELLDKHGGDIWLQIDGGVSADTIERCAEAGADTFVAGSAVFGADDPDRAVRELRTLAQQA; encoded by the coding sequence ATGGGCATCCGCATCGCGCCGAGCATCCTGTCCGCCGACTTCGCGAACCTCCAGGCCGAGACCGCACGCGTCGCCAGCGCGGACTGGCTGCACGTCGACGTCATGGACAACCACTTCGTCCCGAACCTCACCCTCGGGGCGCCCGTCGTCGAGGCGATCGCGAACGCCGCCGCGCAGCCGGTCGACGCGCACCTGATGATCGAGGACCCCGATCGGTGGGCGCCGGCGTACGCAGAGGCGGGTGCCCGCAGCGTGACGTTCCACGTCGAGGCGGCGCACGCGCCCGTCCGCCTCGCGCGTGGGCTGCGGTCGCTCGACGTACGAGCGAGCATGGCGCTCAAGCCCGCGACGCCGATCGAGCCGTACGAGGACCTGCTTCCCGAGCTCGACATGGTGCTCCTGATGACCGTCGAGCCCGGATTCGGCGGGCAGAAGTTCCTCGACCTGGTCGTACCGAAGATCCGCCGCACCAGGGAGCTGCTCGACAAGCACGGCGGCGACATCTGGCTGCAGATCGACGGCGGTGTCTCGGCCGACACGATCGAGCGCTGCGCCGAAGCCGGCGCAGACACGTTCGTGGCGGGCTCGGCGGTGTTCGGTGCCGACGACCCCGACCGTGCAGTACGTGAGCTCCGCACGCTCGCCCAGCAGGCGTGA